Below is a genomic region from Ammonifex degensii KC4.
TATCAGGCGGCGGTGGCCCTTATCTTCGGCATCCTGGCCAAAGAAATAGTGGTGGGCACGCTGGGAACCCTCTACGGGGTAGGGGAGGAAGGTCTGGCCTCGGTGCTTCCGGAGCACTTCGACCCCGCTTCGGCCTATGCCTTCATGGTCATGTCGCTCATCTACATCCCCTGCCTGGCCACCATCGCCACCATCAAGCGCGAAGCGGGTTGGAAGTGGGCCGCTTTCGCTGTGTTCTATTCGCTAACTCTGGGCTGGGTGGTGGCCGTGGTCTTCTACCAGATACTGCGCCACTTCTGGGTCTAAAGATTCAAAACTCCCTGCTTGCGAGCGGGCAGGGAGTTTTTAGAGACTCTTAGTTAGACTAAGCTAAGAATATTAACGAGGTGATAGAAATGCGGGTGGTTGTGGTAGGAGGGGATCGATTAGGGCAGATTCCTGCCCGCTTAGCCGACTGCGGTTTTAAGGAAGTGGTGCATGTTACCGGACGCAAGGTAAGGGATATCAGCCGCCAAATCCCGATGGAGACCTGCCTTATCGTGGTACTCACCGACTACGTGAATCATGCCTTGGCAGAAAAGGTGAGGGAAGAGGCAAAAAAGCGTTGTATACCGGTTGTTTTTGCCCGGCGCGCTTGGTCCGCTATTCACTTCCAGTTAAGGCGCCTGGGGCTGGAGGAGGTGAGAACTTGCGTAGCAGTTCAATAATCCGGGGCGTGAGCGGAGCGAAGTCTGGTAAAGCCAAAGGAGGTTCCGCTACCACCGTACTCTTTCCTCTCCCCTCCAAGCCTGGGGAGGCGGAAGCGCTTCTGGCCAGCCTGCTGGAGGGTCTCATAAACTCGGCCCGGAAAGGAGGTGAAAAGTGATGGAAGGGAAAGTTGCCATAGCGGCGACGGGAGATTCGGCGGAAGCCCCTTTCTCCCGGCACTTCGCTACGGCCACTCATTTCCTCCTCTTCGACTCGGCTTCCGGAGAAACGGATTCGACCCGGCTTCCGGAGAAACGGAGGTGGTGGTCAATACCGCCCGTGACCTCCCGGCCGGCAGGGGAGTGGCTGTAGCCGAGATGCTCCTCGAGAAGGGGGTCAAGGGGGTAGTGGTGGAGCTCATAGGTCCCCGCCCCTTTGCCAAGCTGAAAGAAGCAGGGGTCAAAGTTTATCCCGGGCCGCTCCTTAAAGTCCAGGATGTGATAAACGCCATCAAAGCGGGGCAACTGGCTCCGCCCCTGGAGGCACCCACCGAAGCTCCTCATGCCGGGGAGCACGGCAGCTGCTAAAAGTAGTTTCGAGCGGGAGCCGGGGAGAACCCGGCTCTCCAAAATTTAACATAACATTAACGCGGGACCGCTAAAATAACACCGAGTTGACTGAGCTGGAACACCTTTCGAGTCCGCCGGCCGTCCTCGGTGGCCAGGGGAAGGGGGAACTTGCGGATGGAAGCTCATTTCTATCATGTCGCCCACAGCGCCATCGACTGCCTGATAGCGGCTTTGGAAGCTCGCGATCCCTACACGCGGGGTCACTCCTCTCGGGTGGCCAAGTTAACCGAGCTTTTGCTGCTGGAGCTGGGGGTGGGGGGTCGGGAAGCCGAACTCATCCACTTGGCGGCTCACCTGCACGACATAGGCAAGATCGGAATTCCGGACGAGATCCTGCACAAGCCGGGCAAACTCACGCCAGCCGAGTGGGCCAAGATACAGGAGCATCCGGTGATCGGCTACCGCATTTTAAGCCACGCCCCTTCCCTGAAGGAAATCGCCGTCCTGGTGCTTCACCACCATGAGCGCTGGGACGGCAAGGGTTACCCTGAAGGTCTCAGGGGCGAGGCCATTCCCTTTGGTTCCCGGGTGATAGCAGTGGCCGACGCTATCGACGCCATGCTTTCCGCTCGGCCCTATCGCCCTCCTCTCACTCCTCTCGACTGCCTGGCGGAGATAGAAAGAGGGGGAGGAAAGCAGTTCGACCCTTTGCTGGTGGGACCGGCCAGAAGGATACTTTTGCGCCTGGAAAGGCTGCGCAGCAGGCGGAGAAGGGAAAAGCGGTATCTCGGGCACGCAGGAATCTGAAGAGCTTTTCTCTTTAAGCAGGAAAAAAGGGCTTAAAGGCGAACTTTTTATATCACAAGCCTCCGAGCCCGGTTCCTAAGGCTCTGAACAAGGGCTATGGGGCCAGGGCCGATAGGGTGCTCCTGGAAACGGGTGCGCCTCCCGGTGCGGAAAGGAGGTAGAGGAAAGGGATTTTTGCCGACCGGGAGGTGCCGGTCGGCTTAAATTTTTCCTTGAAAGGAGGAGATTGCTTTGTTCCGGCGCAAGTGGCTTACCGGGATAATAACGTTTCTTTTCTTGCTCTCTTGCTTTTTAGCCGGCTGCGGGGCTAAGCCTCAGACACAGGGCTCGACTTCAACCAAGGAACTCACGGGGAAGGTGATTATCTTTCACGCCGGCAGCCTCACCGAACCGCTGAAAAAGATGGCCGAAGAGTTTGAGGCCAAGCATCCGGGG
It encodes:
- a CDS encoding NifB/NifX family molybdenum-iron cluster-binding protein, producing MVVNTARDLPAGRGVAVAEMLLEKGVKGVVVELIGPRPFAKLKEAGVKVYPGPLLKVQDVINAIKAGQLAPPLEAPTEAPHAGEHGSC
- a CDS encoding HD-GYP domain-containing protein, which translates into the protein MEAHFYHVAHSAIDCLIAALEARDPYTRGHSSRVAKLTELLLLELGVGGREAELIHLAAHLHDIGKIGIPDEILHKPGKLTPAEWAKIQEHPVIGYRILSHAPSLKEIAVLVLHHHERWDGKGYPEGLRGEAIPFGSRVIAVADAIDAMLSARPYRPPLTPLDCLAEIERGGGKQFDPLLVGPARRILLRLERLRSRRRREKRYLGHAGI
- a CDS encoding DUF2325 domain-containing protein, with the translated sequence MRVVVVGGDRLGQIPARLADCGFKEVVHVTGRKVRDISRQIPMETCLIVVLTDYVNHALAEKVREEAKKRCIPVVFARRAWSAIHFQLRRLGLEEVRTCVAVQ